In Fusarium oxysporum Fo47 chromosome XI, complete sequence, the following are encoded in one genomic region:
- a CDS encoding pectin lyase fold/virulence factor produces MRLLNILFLSALATAAPGANLQARVAANDPCNIGYCTQNGGTTGGGSAAQVTVKTLAELTAAAAADGPSVILVQGSISGAAKVQVTSNKSIIGKTGSSLTGIGLTINGQKNVIVRNMKISKVEADYGDAITIQKSTNVWVDHCDLSAVRGDDKDFYDGLVDLSHAADWVTISYTYFHDHSKGSLVGHSDKNAAEDVGTLRVTYANNHFNNVRSRGPLLRFGTAHIFNQYYDTMDTGLNSRMGAQALIQSSVFTNVGKKAIFSESSSEVGYVVAEDVVLGGESQNTAPKGTLSSSKIPYQFTLLGSGKVASTVPGQAGQKLSF; encoded by the exons ATGAGACTCCTTAATATTTTGTTTCTCTCTGCCCTCGCCACGGCAGCGCCTGGTGCCAACCTCCAAGCCAGAGTTGCGGCAAACGATCCGTGTAACATCGGCTACTGTACTCAGAATGGAGG TACCACTGGAGGCGGCAGTGCTGCTCAAGTCACTGTGAAGACCCTCGCTGAGCTCACCGCTGCTGCCGCAGCTGATGGCCCTTCCGTCATCTTGGTGCAGGGCAGTATCTCTGGCGCAGCCAAGGTTCAAGTTACCTCGAACAAGTCCATCATTGGCAAGACCGGTAGCT CCCTCACCGGCATTGGTTTGACCATCAACGGACAGAAGAACGTCATTGTCCGCAACATGAAGATCTCCAAGGTTGAAGCTGACTACGGTGATGCGATCACCATCCAGAAATCGACCAATGTCTGGGTTGATCATTGTGATCTATCTGCTGTTAGAGGCGACGATAAAGACTTCTATGATGGCTTGGTCGATCTATCGCATGCTGCTGACTGGGTTACCATCTCTTATACCTACTTCCATGACCAC TCCAAGGGATCACTCGTAGGACACTCCGATAAGAACGCAGCTGAGGACGTTGGTACCCTGCGCGTTACATACGCCAACAACCACTTCAACAACGTCAGAAGCCGAggtcctcttcttcgcttTGGCACGGCACATATCTTCAA TCAGTACTATGATACCATGGACACTGGTCTCAACAGCCGCATGGGTGCCCAGGCTCTTATCCAATCATCTGTGTTCACCAACGTTGGAAAGAAGGCTATCTTCAGCGAGTCAAGCTCCGAGGTCGGATATGTTGTTGCAGAAGACGTAGTTCTCGGCGGTGAGAGTCAAAATACTGCTCCGAAGGGAACGCTGAGCTCAAGCAAGATTCCGTATCAGTTCACACTTCTGGGATCCGGAAAGGTTGCTTCAACAGTTCCGGGACAGGCAGGTCAGAAGCTCAGCTTCTAA
- a CDS encoding general substrate transporter: protein MAPKAAHATEDIQSPIDLTTVPPFWKRKNGILLYFLLTSSLFASMALGIDGSMTNALQTLESWQDRFGHPTGSKLGFFGASNAIGGVIPFIFLGWISDVAGRRVPTAMGSVIIIAGVMVQLFATSLNMFIGGKIVLGIGSSLIQMGAPVLVTELSHPKERVQITTLYNTNIVLGYVIGAWATYGCFRIPNQWSWKLPTLVQVVPSAYQLILIFFCPESPRWLIAKGKVDKAREILIKYHGEGDSDSELVKFECAEIQQVIAEEAEQNMTWKEFFSSIPNLKRIALCFATALFSQSSGNLLVSNYLTQILKDTGIEAEKDITLVNGMVTLWQYIVAITMTLLVDKFKRRTFFLVGSGGVLVTFIMWTIAAKQYLEGSLAGGRVVLACIFLFQGFYTFGWTNLVVTYPLEIVTYQMRAKTWAFVLLTIQVSSIFGGYVNPIGLEAIGWKFYIYYCVWVAIIFLVVYFFFVETSGPTLEELTYLFEGKDAKQEMVKEIEVKKEEHDFIHEKGV, encoded by the exons ATGGCTCCGAAAGCGGCGCACGCCACTGAAGATATTCAGTCTCCCATTGACCTCACCACTGTTCCACCGTTTTGGAAACGCAAGAATGGCATTCTTTTGTATTTCTTGCTTACTTCCTCGCTGTTTGCTAGTATGGCCCTTGGCATTGATGG CTCCATGACCAACGCCCTCCAGACCCTCGAGAGCTGGCAAGATCGCTTTGGACACCCCACTGGCTCCAAACTTGGCTTCTTCGGTGCTTCCAACGCCATCGGAGGTGTTATACCGTTCATCTTCCTTGGTTGGATCAGCGATGTCGCCGGTCGTCGTGTCCCAACTGCGATGGGATcggtcatcatcatcgctggtGTCATGGTTCAACTCTTTGCGACCTCGCTCAATATGTTCATCGGCGGCAAGATTGTTCTCGGAATTGGCTCCTCGCTTATTCAAATGGGTGCTCCAGTCTTGGTCACCGAGCTCTCGCATCCCAAGGAGCGTGTCCAAATCACGACGCTTTACAACACCAACATTGTGCTGGGTTATGTCATTGGTGCATGGGCGACATACGGGTGCTTTCGCATTCCCAACCAATGGTCATGGAAGCTCCCCACTCTGGTTCAAGTTGTTCCATCCGCATAccagctcatcctcatcttttTCTGCCCGGAGTCGCCTCGTTGGCTGATCGCAAAGGGCAAGGTTGACAAGGCTCGGGAGATTCTGATCAAGTACCACGGTGAAGGCGATTCCGACAGCGAATTGGTCAAATTCGAATGTGCTGAGATTCAGCAAGTCAttgctgaagaagctgagcaAAACATGACATGGAAGGAGTTCTTTTCATCTATCCCCAACCTCAAGCGCATCGCACTATGCTTCGCTACGGCGCTGTTCAGTCAGAGCTCTGGCAACCTGCTTGTCTCCAACTACTTGACACAGATTCTGAAAGACACGGGTATCGAGGCGGAGAAGGACATCACTCTCGTCAACGGCATGGTTACTCTCTGGCAGTACATCGTTGCTATCACCATGACTCTTCTGGTTGACAAGTTCAAGCGCCGCACTTTCTTCCTCGTGGGATCCGGTGGTGTTCTTGTCACGTTCATCATGTGGACCATCGCCGCCAAGCAGTACCTTGAGGGGTCCTTGGCGGGTGGGCGAGTCGTGTTGGCCTGCATCTTCCTATTTCAAGGCTTCTACACTTTCGGATGGACAAATCTGGTCGTTACTTATCCTCTCGAGATCGTCACATATCAGATGAGAGCCAAGACTTGGGCATTCGTACTGCTCACTATTCAGGTCTCCTCTATCTTTGGTGGCTACGTCAACCCGATTGGCCTGGAGGCTATTGGATGGAAGTTCTACATCTACTACTGTGTCTGGGTCGctatcatcttcttggtcgtctacttcttcttcgttgaGACATCTGGACCTACGCTGGAGGAGCTTACGTATCTGTTTGAGGGGAAGGATGCGAAGCAGGAAATGgtcaaggagattgaggttAAGAAGGAGGAACATGACTTCATTCATGAGAAAGGAGTCTGA
- a CDS encoding glycoside hydrolase superfamily: MPSLPKDFQLGFATASYQIEGAVAEDGRGPSIWDVFCHLEPTRTKGANGDVACDHYHRLEEDLDLLKRYGSDMYRFSISWSRVIPLGGRDDAINEAGIAFYNRVIDGCLKRGITPWVTLYHWDLPQALHERYGGWLDVEESQKDFERYARLCYERFGDRVKHWITLNEPWIVSIFGYATGGNAPGRSSINPQSTEGDTSTEPWIVGKALIMSHARAVAAYNQDFRPSQKGQIGISLNGDYYEPWDSSDPRDSEAAERRMQFHIGWFANPIFLGQDYPKCMRDQLKDRLPQFTSDDLKLLRSAESDFYGMNYYTSQFARHKSSPAPDTDYIGNLDELQTNKAGEPVGLESGLHWLRSCPDLFRKHLTRVYRLYGKPIIITENGCPCPGEDKMTREESVQDEYRIKYFEDHLDAIGRSVGEDGSVVEGYFAWSLMDNLEWSDGYGPRFGVTFTDYKTLERTPKKSALVLRQLVDHRKGKDRDQIEPTWYIKILKTPSMQRKANLEDRFPYLCISKTHDLFAQQLDSLSIYFIKMARILITGSADGLGLEAARQLVKRNHTVYLHARNAQRAADAKANCPGAAGAFAADLTLVSETKRLAEEVNAVGTFDAIIHNAGMMAGPFRKTPDTGIPAQTAVNVLAPYILTCLLTPPKRLIYIASQLHAEADTSVKDIFWLERGDSQFQDFPAYCDSKLHVILLANAVARCFNNTSVMSVHPGWVATKLGGEDGPDKLEDGVDTYVMLAEGDYDQSLTGRYFEPKRKLAEPTPQCGEVELQERVVDACERLVGLKLPGI, translated from the exons ATGCCTTCTCTTCCAAAAGATTTCCAACTTGGCTTCGCAACGGCATCGTACCAGATTGAAGGTGCCGTCGCAGAAGATGGTCGCGGTCCTTCAATCTGGGATGTCTTCTGCCATCTTGAACCGACACGAACAAAAGGTGCAAATGGCGATGTTGCCTGCGATCATTATCACCggcttgaagaagacctTGATCTTTTAAAGAGATATGGATCTGATATGTATCGCTTCTCGATTTCGTGGTCTCGTGTTATTCCTCTCGGTGGACGAGATGATGCTATTAATGAAGCTGGTATTGCTTTCTATAATAGGGTTATTGACGGGTGTCTGAAGAGAGGTATCACGCCATGGGTCACGCTTTATCATTGGGACTTACCGCAGGCATTGCATGAGAGGTATGGTGGATGGTTGGATGTTGAAGAGTCTCAAAAGGATTTCGAGAGATATGCGAGGCTTTGTTACGAGAGGTTTGGTGATCGGGTGAAGCATTGGATTACACTCAATGAGCCTTGGATCGTCTCGATATTC GGCTATGCGACTGGAGGAAATGCTCCAGGGCGAAGCAGTATCAATCCTCAGTCGACAGAAGGTGACACCTCAACGGAACCATGGATCGTTGGCAAGGCTCTCATCATGAGCCACGCTCGTGCTGTCGCAGCCTACAACCAAGACTTCCGTCCATCACAGAAAGGCCAAATAGGAATCTCATTGAATGGAGATTACTACGAGCCATGGGATAGTAGCGACCCGCGAGACAGTGAAGCTGCTGAGAGACGGATGCAGTTCCATATCGGTTGGTTTGCCAACCCCATCTT CTTGGGACAAGATTACCCAAAGTGCATGCGCGATCAGCTCAAAGACCGCCTCCCACAGTTCACATCCGATGATCTCAAACTTCTTCGCTCAGCAGAAAGTGACTTTTATGGCATGAACTACTATACCTCCCAATTCGCACGCCACAAGTCCTCTCCAGCACCGGACACGGATTACATCGGCAACCTCGACGAACTCCAAACCAACAAGGCCGGCGAACCTGTCGGTTTGGAAAGTGGTCTGCACTGGCTCCGATCTTGCCCAGACCTCTTCCGTAAACATCTCACGCGGGTATATCGTCTTTACGGTAAACCTATCATCATCACAGAGAACGGATGTCCTTGCCCTGGGGAGGATAAGATGACGCGCGAGGAATCTGTGCAGGATGAGTATAGGATCAAGTATTTTGAAGATCATCTTGACGCGATTGGAAGGTCGGTTGGTGAAGATGGATCTGTTGTTGAGGGGTATTTTGCGTGGTCGTTGATGGACAATCTTGAGTGGTCTGATGGTTATGGGCCAAGGTTTGGAGTGACTTTTACAGATTACAAGACTTTGGAGCGGACGCCGAAGAAATcggcgttggtgttgaggcagCTCGTTGATCATCGGAAGGGAA AAGACCGCGATCAGATAGAGCCCACATGGTACATCAAGATACTGAAAACACCATCAATGCAGCGCAAGGCCAATCTTGAAGATAGGTTCCCTTATCTATGTATCTCG AAAACCCATGACCTTTTTGCTCAACAACTAGATTCACTTTCaatttactttataaagATGGCTCGCATTCTCATTACTGGTTCCGCCGATGGTTTAGGCCTTGAAGCTGCGCGGCAACTTGTCAAGCGCAATCATACCGTCTATCTTCATGCACGCAACGCTCAACGCGCAGCAGATGCCAAAGCAAATTGTCCTGGGGCAGCTGGTGCTTTTGCAGCGGATCTGACACTCGTTTCGGAGACAAAAAGGCTCGCCGAGGAAGTCAACGCCGTCGGAACCTTCGATGCAATTATTCATAATGCTGGCATGATGGCTGGACCATTCCGGAAGACTCCCGACACCGGTATTCCAGCTCAGACCGCCGTGAATGTGCTCGCGCCTTATATCCTCACTTGTCTCTTAACACCTCCCAAGAGACTCATTTACATCGCGTCTCAATTACACGCCGAGGCCGATACAAGCGTCAAGGATATTTTCTGGCTCGAGCGAGGCGACTCTCAATTCCAGGACTTTCCCGCATACTGCGACTCAAAGCTTCATGTCATATTGCTCGCAAACGCAGTCGCCAGGTGCTTCAACAACACATCCGTCATGTCTGTCCATCCAGGCTGGGTTGCGACGAAACTTGGAGGTGAGGATGGGCCAGATAAGCTGGAGGATGGAGTTGACACATATGTTATGCTGGCTGAGGGAGATTATGATCAAAGCTTGACAGGGAGATATTTTGAGCCCAAGAGGAAGCTAGCAGAGCCCACTCCTCAGTGTGGTGAGGTTGAGTTGCAGGAACGGGTTGTTGATGCTTGTGAGAGATTGGTGGGATTGAAACTTCCTGGGATCTAA
- a CDS encoding Alpha/Beta hydrolase protein, which yields MTVKFIETDGGKLAVDIAGEGPLVICSPAMGDFRDAYEALATELRQSGYRVAMVDLRGHGDSSTTFNRYGDEATADDLITLIDAYGGGPAVLAGASLSGAAATIAAGSHPEKVAGLILLGAFLRPGTGKLVASLFRLSMRQPIGPMIWKSYAPKLWPGLGDKVQERVDRTIAMLTGPGRWKAFHATLSTDHAVVAPYISKVKAPVLAVYGDADPDWADPIEEARWVASNFEDGEVVAVKGVGHAPMMERPEEVTPAVLKFLNRIRESGGFNRA from the coding sequence ATGACTGTCAAATTTATTGAAACAGACGGTGGTAAGCTCGCCGTTGACATCGCTGGCGAAGGCCCGCTTGTCATCTGCTCCCCCGCCATGGGAGACTTTCGCGACGCATACGAGGCTCTGGCTACCGAGCTTCGCCAATCTGGCTACCGAGTCGCTATGGTTGATCTCCGAGGTCACGGCGATAGTAGCACTACTTTTAACCGCTATGGCGACGAAGCCACCGCTGACGATCTCATTACCTTGATTGATGCTTACGGTGGAGGACCCGCTGTCTTGGCCGGGGCTTCTCTatctggtgctgctgctacGATCGCTGCTGGAAGCCATCCCGAAAAGGTTGCTGGCCTTATTCTCTTGGGAGCATTCCTTCGTCCCGGAACTGGCAAGCTTGTGGCTAGTCTCTTCCGCCTGTCGATGCGTCAGCCTATCGGCCCTATGATCTGGAAGTCATATGCCCCTAAGCTCTGGCCCGGTCTTGGTGATAAGGTTCAAGAGCGAGTTGACAGAACCATCGCAATGTTGACAGGCCCTGGTCGCTGGAAGGCATTCCACGCTACACTATCTACCGACCACGCTGTTGTCGCACCGTACATCAGCAAAGTCAAGGCTCCAGTATTGGCTGTCTATGGAGATGCCGATCCTGACTGGGCTGACCCTATTGAGGAAGCTCGCTGGGTCGCGTCGAActttgaggatggcgagGTTGTTGCTGTCAAGGGTGTTGGACATGCGCCTATGATGGAGAGGCCTGAGGAGGTAACACCGGCTGTACTCAAGTTTTTGAACAGGATCCGGGAGAGCGGTGGTTTCAACCGCGCTTGA
- a CDS encoding amidase signature domain-containing protein, with amino-acid sequence MNWQDIAEESQAKVLNSIPNRWRLDVNQYQDLKDITNVPYICGLLTEEQLKITELTATEIVKKVETRELKSVQLLEAFAGRAAIAHQLVNCLTEWFYEEGLAQARELDEALEKGGHLKGVLHGVPIALKDIHCVAGHASTMAFVSGRNNIVSQDSAVVAALRNEGAIFFCKTTMPQSAMAIETVSNLWGRTLNPSNRDLNAGGSSGGDAVLVAMKGTPLTPSTDLGGSIRVPAAFNGLYALKPTAARIPKGGMPDLGQSLIQVSFGPICHSIEDMELLTRVINAHPHNRFDVTCAPAPWRRIDAPEGKLRIGLMKWDGVVKPHPPILRALERTQQLLIAAGHEVVDFKPPFDCWQALRTTFDIYYQGGADGTVAALEESGEPIIPAFADLLKVFNVRKLPASEILQLSAKVRDYKEQFLAAWDKTANDGRPIDVLICPPAPGVGYPHDFNTYWGYTSLLNLIDYPSAILPIPGLKVSSEQDPLDLEYVPLDTNPYDKPNHETYDPSLVENQAISIQVVGRPFEDEELIQISSSLDALFRGL; translated from the exons ATGAATTGGCAAGACATTGCCGAGGAATCTCAAGCTAAAGTGCTTAACTCCATCCCTAACCGCTGGCGATTAGATGTCAATCAGTATCAAGACCTCAAAGATATCACCAATGTGCCGTACATCTGCGGCCTGCTCACTGAAGAGCAGCTCAAAATCACGGAACTCACAGCCACAGAAATAGTCAAGAAAGTTGAGACTCGCGAGCTGAAATCAGTGCAACTCTTGGAAGCATTTGCTGGACGCGCTGCTATCGCGCATCAACTG GTCAATTGCCTGACCGAATGGTTCTATGAAGAAGGCCTCGCACAAGCAagagagcttgatgaagcgCTAGAGAAGGGTGGTCATCTGAAGGGTGTACTGCATGGTGTTCCTATCGCTCTCAAG GATATCCATTGCGTTGCAGGCCATGCTTCGACAATGGCTTTCGTCTCAGGCAGGAACAATATCGTCAGCCAGGATTCCGCCGTCGTTGCTGCCTTGCGAAATGAAGGCGCCATATTCTTCTGCAAGACCACCATGCCTCAATCAGCTATGGCAATCGAGACGGTCAGCAACCTCTGGGGTCGCACGTTGAACCCTTCTAATCGGGACCTGAACGCCGGAGGTAGTTCTGGAGGCGACGCTGTCCTGGTAGCTATGAAGGGTACACCTCTCACGCCCTCGACTGATCTCGGCGGATCGATTCGTGTACCAGCTGCTTTCAATGGACTCTATGCTCTCAAACCAACAGCTGCACGAATCCCAAAAGGTGGGATGCCGGACCTTGGTCAGAGTCTGATTCAAGTGTCCTTTGGACCTATTTGTCACTCCATTGAGGATATGGAGTTACTAACCCGAGTCATCAATGCTCATCCTCACAACAGATTCGATGTGACTTGCGCGCCTGCTCCATGGAGGAGGATCGACGCCCCAGAAGGGAAGCTGAGGATTGGGCTGATGAAATGGGATGGTGTGGTGAAGCCTCATCCACCAATTCTTCGAGCATTGGAGCGTACCCAACAGCTCCTGATAGCAGCTGGACACGAGG TTGTTGACTTCAAGCCGCCCTTCGACTGCTGGCAAGCTTTGAGGACCACC TTCGACATATACTATCAAGGTGGAGCTGATGGGACCGTCGCTGCACTTGAAGAGTCTGGTGAGCCCATAATCCCAGCGTTTGCCGACTTACTCAAGGTCTTCAATGTTCGGAAACTTCCCGCTTCAGAGATTCTACAG TTGAGTGCCAAGGTACGAGACTACAAAGAGCAGTTCCTGGCAGCATGGGATAAAACAGCCAATGACGGCCGTCCTATCGACGTCTTGATATGTCCTCCGGCACCCGGCGTTGGTTATCCTCATGACTTCAATACATACTGGGGATACACATCGCTCCTCAACCTAATCGACTATCCTTCTGCGATATTGCCGATACCAGGACTCAAGGTCAGCTCTGAGCAGGATCCTCTTGATTTGGAATACGTACCGTTGGACACCAATCCCTACGATAAACCCAACCACGAGACTT ATGACCCCAGCCTTGTCGAGAACCAAGCAATAAGTATACAAGTGGTCGGTCGTCCTttcgaagacgaagaactCATTCAAATATCCTCGAGTCTTGATGCATTGTTTCGCGGTCTCTAG
- a CDS encoding aconitase family-domain-containing protein produces MALTVTRLSLRRVCAARQRPLAQARRCLATHSSHVALSPLEPYNALDYTSRLESLRRVQGANKRPLTLSEKLLYSHLIHDNDDWVLDQIERGKTILRLRPDRVACHDATATMALLQFISAGLPRVQVPTSVHSDHLIVAEYGAKKDLERAAGDHREVYAFLSSAAKKYGIGYWKPGAGIIHTTIFENYAFPGGLFIGTDSHTPNAGGMGVLGIGVGGSDAVDAMAGMPWELVCPKVLGVRLTGSLSGWASSKDIICKLAGILTVSGGKGKVIEFFGPGAETLGATAMATVCNMSAEVGSTSCIFPYSQAMARYLAATKREDIARYADGFTETLLTADRGSEDYYDQVIEIDLSTLEPHINGPFTPDLSHPLSQFKTRVQESSWPSRISHSMVGSCTNSSYEDLEKVYDLVQQAKKAGIDRPRTPFMVSPGSEQIRATAEESGILPSLREAGAVVLSNSCGPCVGQWDRKDVDVAGAEDNSVISSFNRNFTGRHDGNPATHSFVTSPEIATAFAYAGDLSFNPMHDTIPIDESGSSKHFRFTPPVANELPESFIAGSDLFQPPVLEDTSDYKVAIDEGSDRLELLTPFKPWKPGQAENMEVLIKVSGKCTTDHISPAGPWYNYRGHLSNISHNMLLGATNGFLPDASSLSMTGKTRDPTDGTIKFVHKAARTMKDAGIRWCIIGDNNYGEGSSREHAALEPRFLGGVAVIAKSFARIHETNLKKQGMFPLTFADPADYDRIQEGDVISLLDVDGDALQPEKQVTMKVVNRDGTEWMAQLNHSYHTHQLAWLRAGSALNHVKKTILGSAA; encoded by the exons ATGGCGCTCACAGTAACACGACTTAGCCTGCGACGGGTTTGCGCCGCCCGACAACGGCCATTGGCACAAGCGCGACGATGCTTAGCGACGCATTCATCTCATGTCGCATTGAGTCCTCTTGAGCCA TACAATGCTCTTGATTATACCTCGCGACTCGAATCCCTCCGCCGCGTCCAAGGCGCTAATAAACGACCCTTAACCCTCTCCGAAAAGCTCCTCTACAGCCACTTAATCCACGACAACGATGATTGGGTCCTCGACCAAATAGAGCGAGGAAAGACAATCCTCCGCCTACGACCCGACCGCGTTGCTTGCCACGATGCGACAGCGACAatggctcttcttcaattcaTCAGCGCTGGTCTGCCCAGAGTCCAAGTACCCACATCCGTTCACAGTGATCATCTCATCGTGGCAGAGTACGGAGCGAAGAAAGACCTTGAGCGCGCTGCGGGTGATCATCGCGAAGTTTATGCCTTTTTGAGCAGTGCCGCAAAGAAATATGGTATTGGGTATTGGAAACCTGGTGCGGGTATTATACACACTACTATCTTTGAGAACTACGCTTTCCCGGGTGGTTTGTTCATTGGTACAGACTCACATACTCCTAACGCTGGCGGAATGGGTGTTCTTGGTATTGGAGTTGGCGGCTCCGATGCTGTCGATGCGATGGCCGGAATGCCATGGGAGCTTGTCTGTCCGAAGGTCTTGGGAGTTCGGCTTACAGGAAGCTTGTCGGGATGGGCCTCTTCCAAGGACATCATCTGCAAGCTTGCTGGCATTCTTACTGTCTCTGGTGGAAAGGGCAAGGTCATCGAGTTCTTCGGTCCGGGTGCTGAGACATTGGGCGCCACAGCCATGGCGACTGTTTGCAACATGTCTGCTGAGGTTGGATCAACATCATGCATCTTCCCTTACTCACAAGCCATGGCACGATATCTTGCAGCGACTAAGCGAGAAGATATCGCACGCTATGCTGACGGTTTTACTGAGACATTGCTTACTGCCGACCGTGGCAGTGAGGACTACTACGACCAGGTCATTGAGATTGATCTCTCAACGCTTGAACCTCACATCAACGGCCCCTTCACCCCCGACCTCTCACATCCCTTGTCCCAGTTCAAGACACGAGTTCAGGAGAGTTCCTGGCCCTCTAGGATCAGCCATAGCATGGTTGGCAGCTGCACGAACAGCTCATACGAGGATCTCGAGAAGGTCTACGACTTGGTTCaacaggccaagaaggcagGCATCGACCGGCCCAGAACACCGTTTATGGTAAGCCCTGGCAGCGAACAGATTCGTGCAACTGCAGAGGAGAGCGGTATCCTACCTAGTCTAAGGGAGGCTGGAGCTGTTGTTCTCAGCAACTCTTGCGGACCCTGCGTTGGGCAGTGGGACAGGAAGGACGTGGATGTTGCTGGAGCAGAGGACAACTCGGTCATTTCCAGCTTCAATCGCAACTTCACTGGTCGCCATGATGGAAACCCCGCGACACATTCCTTTGTCACATCTCCGGAGATCGCCACTGCTTTCGCTTATGCCGGCGATTTATCCTTCAATCCCATGCACGACACCATTCCCATTGACGAGTCCGGCAGCTCCAAACACTTCCGATTCACACCACCTGTAGCCAACGAGCTTCCAGAAAGCTTCATCGCTGGTAGCGATCTGTTCCAGCCACCTGTTTTAGAAGATACCTCAGATTACAAAGTTGCCATCGATGAAGGCAGCGATCGCCTGGAACTTCTAACGCCCTTTAAGCCCTGGAAGCCAGGCCAAGCAGAAAACATGGAAGTCCTTATCAAGGTCTCAGGAAAGTGCACCACCGATCACATTTCTCCCGCGGGGCCATGGTATAACTATCGCGGTCATCTGTCCAACATCAGTCATAACATGCTCCTCGGCGCAACGAATGGATTCCTCCCTGATGCCAGTTCACTAAGCATGACTGGCAAGACACGAGATCCTACGGACGGTACCATCAAGTTCGTTCACAAGGCAGCGAGGACAATGAAGGACGCTGGTATTAGATGGTGTATCATTGGTGACAACAACTACGGCGAAGGTAGTTCTCGGGAGCATGCTGCGCTAGAGCCCAGGTTCTTGGGCGGTGTGGCAGTCATCGCAAAGAGCTTTGCTCGAATCCATGAGACGAACTTGAAGAAGCAGGGGATGTTTCCGTTGACGTTTGCAGACCCAGCAGACTATGACAGGATACAGGAGGGTGATGTAATAAGTTTACTGGACGTTGATGGCGATGCGCTTCAGCCGGAGAAGCAAGTTACGATGAAGGTGGTGAATAGGGATGGGACTGAGTGGATGGCGCAGCTGAATCACTCATATCATACGCACCAGCTTGCCTGGTTACGTGCCGGAAGTGCTCTAAATCACGTCAAGAAGACGATCTTAGGCAGCGCGGCTTGA
- a CDS encoding mitochondrial carrier domain-containing protein: MTLHSAHKKTTGDTKIKYPFWFGGSASALAACVTHPLDLGTSRLGVQVRLQTRTVNVAPSFASAVKTIISDEGLPALYSGLTASIVRQLTYSGIRFGIYEELKSRAGPAPSSHSLLATAWCSGFAGGIAGNFADVLNVRMQHDGSLPSHQRHNYRHVGDGMLRMAREEGIGAYMRGWLPNCTRAATQTAGQLASYDIIKGCIINYSQSDESPAVQAVSAFLAAVVAVTITNPLDVVKTRVMSSMSTAGTGMVVTAREAFRAEGGTWIFRGWVPSFLRVGPHTMCMFAFLEIQRNVYRRICI, translated from the exons ATGACCCTCCATTCAGCACACAAAAAAACCACAGGGGATACCAAGATCAAATATCCATTTTGGTTTGGCGGTAGTGCCAGCGCTTTGGCTGCTTGCGTCACTCAtcctcttgatcttggtaCA TCAAG ACTTGGTGTGCAGGTCCGTTTGCAGACACGTACAGTGAATGTGGCCCCGTCGTTTGCTTCGGCcgtcaagaccatcatcaGTGATGAAGGCTTACCAGCCTTGTACAGTGGTCTAACAGCATCAATTGTGCGCCAACTCACCTATTCGGGCATTCGTTTTGGCATATATGAGGAACTCAAGTCGAGGGCTGGTCCTGCTCCCAGCAGTCACTCTCTCCTTGCCACTGCGTGGTGTTCTGGATTCGCGGGTGGAATTGCTGGTAACTTTGCCGATGTTCTAAATGTGAGAATGCAGCACGATGGGTCACTTCCATCTCACCAAAGGCACAACTATCGTCATGTCGGCGACGGAATGTTGCGAATGGCACGGGAAGAAGGTATCGGCGCCTACATGAGAGGATGGCTGCCTAACTGTACACGTGCTGCGACCCAAACGGCAGGGCAGCTTGCAAGCTATGATATCATAAAAGGGTGTATCATCAACTATAGCCAGTCAGATGAGTCACCCGCAGTACAAGCTGTTTCCGCGTTTCTAGCAGCCGTAGTTGCGGTGACTATCACGAATCCTCTGGATGTTGTCAAAACAAGGGTCATGTCTTCTATGTCTACAGCAGGGACAGGTATGGTAGTTACTGCAAGGGAAGCGTTCCGGGCAGAAGGGGGTACTTGGATCTTTCGAGGATGGGTACCGAGCTTTTTACGAGTTGGACC GCATACGATGTGCATGTTCGCATTTTTGGAAATTCAACGAAATGTCTATCGAAGGATATGCATTTGA